TCAGGAAAATCACACTGCAGGTTAGAGAAAGTTCTGGGCttggttttatttataaaaaaatgaataaacagacAGAGCTATTTCTGACCTTGTAATTGTGCGCACTGAGGTATTTGAAGTGACCGAAGACGACATGGGAGAGGcaaatgatgatggtgatgatcaGAACCACAAAGGTAAACATCGATGTTGGAGCAACAAAACCTTTCAAATTTAACAAGGAAATCAAGAGAGAAGAGAGCAAAAGTCATATTAGAAGAAGTTCCATTTAGAGCACTGGTTCTCAACCTTGTTTTCCACTGGGCCACAATAAGTGCAAGTGAGAAACCCTGCTGCCTGCTGTTTGAAGCTATCGTTGCATCCAGAGTTAGTATATGATGCCTAACAATTCTGTGTAGGTAGGCAACTTGTGAGTGTGTGGAACAGACCCACTATCTGGCATTGTCTTACCTGTACGAACAGTAGAGAAGAAGAGCAGCCAGAAAAGGCAGAGGATGGGTGCTGCCACCACCTGGTTGACAGCTCCAGAGTGGATTTTCTTATCCAGTTTGGAGGGCAGGTAGGCATAATACATGTTATACCTGTCCACCAGGTGCTTCAGTAGCATGTACATCAGTCCTGCAGACAAAAGTCAAATCATACTGTGTTAAAAGTGCCACCATGATGCCAGAATTCTTTATAGTTCTTGAGCGAGAAATGTCACTCACCAAATGGCACAATAATTGGACAGGTGATGCTGTAGGTCATTaccacagtaaagacattcatcaTCCAGGCGTAAGCAGCTCCAAACTGGAACTCATAAGCTTGATGCTGTAACAAAATGGAACAACGCAATTTCAAGATGAGCATATGAGTTATTgaatataacaataacaacagttAGGGTAAGCATAATGAATACCTTCTTCACATTGCGCCTCTCGGCTGCTGAACGTGCCAAACACAGCCGGATCATGTACATAAGAAAATAAGGAATGCGCAACAGGTCCATGGCGTTACCAATGAAGGCAGACGCAATGACATAGTTCACAAAGAAAGCTCCATTATCTGGAAGGAAGACACACCTAATAGAGAAAAAAAGAAGCCGTAAAAACTTTATCTACAATCTTGAAAATATGCATAAACCAAATGTTTTGTAACAATAACCCCTGTAACACAGGATTTTAAAGCTGCAAATCCTCTCGTGGACTTACTCGAATCGGACTTTTGCCTCGTCAAGGAATTTCTTGTCAAAGAGCCAGCGGAAAAAAACATCCAAACTGCATTTTGGAAAAGATTATGTGAAATGTTTAATACAAATGAGAAATGAGGCAACACGACAAATGCAACCAGGataaaagtttagatgttttccATTTCCCATAATCAGAAAGAATCTTCTGGatgtgaaaatacacaaaaaaggcaAGATTTTCCATCATACAAATTACTATTACCGTATTTcaagtttaaataattaaaatcacaCAAATTAGTGTATTATATCAACAACTTAACGATTGGTAATTTTCAGACTTTTGTTAAAAGGTTGTTTATTCAGgaaaatattacatgataaaacATCATATAAATGGTTAGGatgcaaaacctaaaataaggactcagtagtagttttgtgaaatattgctgaagaatgttgatgcttaataaatacataatacttaataataatacataatctCCTTAAAGAGAGAAAATTCAATACTATTTGCAGTCAGTGCTATTTGAAGGCATTTGAAAGGTTAAGAtgggataactttttttttctagcatAAAAGCGGTTTATCTTCTCTATGTAAACCGAGTGTTATAAAAATACCTGCTCAGTCCTAGAGATGGCAGCAGCAGAACCATAAAGATGAGGAAGGTGTAGCACTTGTGCATGGTTGTTCTGTTCTCTTCAGATCTAAAGGGAAAAGTCATACATATTTTAGGGGTTGTGTTTACCAGAAAATGGTTTCGTTTAGAAACTCTAAGTGATGAACAACTCCAGGTCATTAAAAATACAGGGATATGCAGAATTTGGCATTGTACCGTGTCCAGTGGGCCTCAAAGAAGGCAGAGTAGTAGACGATTGTGGGGAGAAGGGCCGAGAAGCACCACAACAGCAGGGTGGGGAAGAACTGAGTGATGATGGGGTTCTGGAGGAACAGACACAGGGCGAGGATGGGAAGTGATGAGTTACAGAATCATGACCCAATAATCACTCTGAATTTGATGCTCATTAATGCCCAGTTTAACAGACTCCTTACGTTCAGGTACTCCACGGGTTTGGTGACGTTGAACTTGTCCATGGTGGAGATGATGATGGCAGGGGTGGTGAGGAAGAAGAGCAAGAGGAAGAGAAAGCAGTTGATGATAAAGCAGCGGAGCCACCACTTGAGGCCACCAGTGGACAAATGCTCCCTGTGAAAAACAAGGTAACACATTATACAACTACTGTATGTGCCccgtgctggcaaaatgagtcaaaatgagcaaatgtttaaaaatgagtTATTGTTATTTTTCACATTCTCTATTAAAAAACTTCTAAATTAAGTATGATTTGTTGGAATCGGACAAAATATATCTTCAACTTTTTTCCACTTGATTCTTATATATAGTAAATCCTAATTGACCTGCAAACATACAGTATACTCGTAATCTATACTATATAGCAGATCTCACCTGCATGATTGTTTATATTGTTGCAAAAATTTTAACTATTATCATATAGTTCTATATTTTTAAAGTTGGACAGATTATATCCCACTTTATTTGCATACATACACTCACGTAAAGGAATATATACTACTTGTATATCAAATCTCACCTgctgattttttgttttgttttgaatgtaaCTATATTATCGTCCAGCTCTTTATATAAAGTTGAATATGCCATTATGTACAAATTTATCCACATACAAATGGTACACTTGTTTAGGCCGATATATACTATATTGCAACACAGTAGCAATAAAGTTATCTAGCAATATAGGTTGATTGTatcattgcaaaatgtaaactatattatggcacagctctaatctgctaaatgcaactataaggcatgaagatattaagatgttataaaaacattaacatcatgTTCTGTAGAGCTACTGTGAAACAATATGCATTGTGTAAAATGCTACAGAAATTAATTTAACTTGATCATTGTCTCCAAAAATAGCCCACAGACCTGCACAATCTAATGCATATTGCATATGAAATGACAAGCCCTAGTCAATATCATttatcaataacatgcattagaGGTCCAGCTcggaattaattattattttggtatCATCAATTTCAGATTTACATGCATGTAAAAACAACTAACTGTGGTCAGTCTTTTCCTGTCTAAGTGGGTATTTGTTGGTCAGAATGAAACCGCAAAGTGGATCCCGGTTTATGTCCAAAGTCTAGCTCTGTGAGAGTATGCTCATAATAAATTCATGAGATTTAGGATGAGGATGTTACCAGTAAACGTTCTGTGGATCTGGAGCATATGTGACTGTCCAGTTGTATGTGTTGAGAAGGCCGCTGAAGGGGGAGCACTTTGGCTCTCGTCGACAGTGACAGCCGTGACACTGACATGCGTTAAAATCTTTCAGGATGCTGGGAATGGTGAAAAtcagatatattattattaatattatttttccttCTGGTAAAGTATTGTGACTGTAACATGATAATATCAGAAGGTAATACCATGATACTTCTGAATGATCACAATATTTATGTACAATTTTACCTCTAAGAAAATCATAGTACCACAATGATACTTTTTGGTTTGTGTTTTATTCACACAAAAAGACCAAAATGTCTGTTAGACTTACAGGGCAGTCATTGCTTCATTCTGGAAGGTCACAAAAGCCATTCCCAGAGGTTTAGTGTTGACTTTTTCTCGTTCTTTTCTGTAGTCTTCCTTCAGTTTGGCCTCGAGCTTGGTGTAATAGTTCACAGCCTCTTCCTGCAGGAATGGATTAGCATTACAAGAGTTAGACAGCACTACTAAAATGCACTTGTTTTATAGATTTGTAACTGGAACATGTAGGATATTTTGGTTTCTTGATATGGCTTACATCCATTCCTCTGTGCAAATCTATGTGATTTTTTTTGGCCTTTGTCATCTGACGTTCAGAATTATAATTCAAGCCTAAGTGACTATAATAGCAATTGTAATCTAATGAACAATGCATTTTACAGGAAAACAGGCAACATATCTTGGGTGCATTCTTATTGCCTATGCATTATATACATTTAGAAACTACaaagctttgatcataaaactaagcatttaaacatCATCTTACTAGGACATTACTGTGAGATATGGATTGACAACtgatttttatatgcattttattgaAGTAGTCCGTTagatctaatttatttatttataattatatatcttaattttaatcttaCTTTTTGACCATAAAAATATCAGaaactgcaccaaattgcatgCTTTTGCTCAGTTTGGACCTCTGAATAAAACAGAGGAGGTTTTCTTCTTGATTTTTTTGCCTGGTGTATCAAATAAGATCATCTCAACAAAAACACATaagtaaactttaaaaaaaaaaattattattactattatttcttATGTCAGGCTTCACAAGGTTAACGTCAGGTGACTGTCCCTATAAATTCTGTTACTTCTCAATGCTTCAAGTCAACAATTAATCAACAGGCCCTCTATTTAATGTTTTGTAAGCCTGCCAGTTAAGAGCTTGTGTTCCCAGAAGTCATTCTGACTAAAGCATTCCAGGCATCGTCCAGCAGGGGGACATGAAGTGCTACAGAAAAATGACTAGTGACAAACGGGAAATCTGATCTAATAAGGACGCTTGGGAGCTGATGTTGAACATGTCTCACAGCAGCGGAGCGTACATCATCCTGACTGTAAATATAGAGAAGCGGAGCTGCAGGCAGCACACGAGACAGAGGATATAGAGCACTGATTGCATGTCTGATGGGAAAAAGTGGGGTATTTATGATGACAGTTCATGCTTTTTACAGTGTTAAATCTGAATGTGAGGTAAAAAGTATGATGATTCATCTACTAATGAGGGATCTATAAACCCGCTACTATTCAAAACTCTTCGTGTTGAAAAGGCTATAATGCATATGATCTGACCTGCTCACAGCCCGTGATGATGCAGCAGCAGAGGTGGCCGCAGGGTTTGGGGTTAATCATAATGGCGATGTGCTCCCTGGCCATCAGGTCGGTGTAGAACTTTTTGCTGCGTTCTGCCTTTTTTCTGAATAAGACAAAGTCAAGAACATACTTCCATAACATTTGAGTTGCAATTTCTATAAGGTACAAAATAGTTTAGGATTTTCAGGCCAATTTATGTTCTTTTTCATCAAAGGGTCATTGAAAGCAGCTGAGAATTGAAAAGAAAAATTTGTACCTTTCAGACTCCAGGGACATAAGTTTGGCAACGTCGTAACAAATGCGAGCATCCAGAACCAAACAGTTTTCATATGCTTTCCTGGATATAAACACAAAGAGATGAAAGTGTAAGAGACACAAAACTCCCATGAGGAGGACAGGAAACAGTTTTAACCTGGCACTGGAACACAGTGTTGACAGTCTTGTAGGAGCCAGGCTTCAGTATTGTCTGGCGCACACTGTACTTTACACGGGCCAAGAATGACTCGCTTAGACAGGAAGAAAATGACCGACATGTAAAATGACCAGCAACTGTTTCTTTTTATGTGatgcataagggtgagtaaatctaAAATCAATGGTACCAAAATAGTAGACTGGCACAAAACAAATTGGTAGGCTTGCTTTCTAAATAATGACACAGCAGTCTCTGTGAGATGAAGTACACAACACTAAAGACTATTAAGTCAAAATTTCCATCCAACCTAAAGTAATAGATCTGTGGGAGTCTAAAGAACTGATGACTCTTTTCCCGGTTGGCTGAAGAGGGACAGACTGCGATATGCTTTGAGACGTCTGTGAGTCTGCTTTATGTTTGTTCTTTTCTTCCTCCTTGTCCTCTGTCTACACATCCTCATTTCTCTTTCTCAATTGTCAATTCTAGAAATCCTTGACTCAGAAGAAGTTAAAGACATGTATTGTCCCGCACATTCTTTAGCAGTAAATGAGATTAGTTAAACTGAGTGGGTG
Above is a genomic segment from Carassius carassius chromosome 30, fCarCar2.1, whole genome shotgun sequence containing:
- the tmem63ba gene encoding CSC1-like protein 2 isoform X2; amino-acid sequence: MLIVLALLVMAATGEAEVCTGSDNCSSSNGSKDFCYSARIRSTVLQGLPFGGVPTVLALDFMCFLVLLCVFSFLRKVAFDYGRLALVSDADSRRQNPQYQRLDDQEEYVGSAMQTPADSRYERLTSVSSSVDFDQRDNGLCSWLTAIFRIKDDEIREKCGEDSVHYLSFQRHIIGLLVVVGVLSVGIVLPVNFSGDLLENNAYSFGRTTIANLKSGNNLLWLHTTFAFLYLLLTVYSMRRHTSKMHYKEDDLVKRTLFINGITKYAEESQIKQHFEKAYENCLVLDARICYDVAKLMSLESERKKAERSKKFYTDLMAREHIAIMINPKPCGHLCCCIITGCEQEEAVNYYTKLEAKLKEDYRKEREKVNTKPLGMAFVTFQNEAMTALILKDFNACQCHGCHCRREPKCSPFSGLLNTYNWTVTYAPDPQNVYWEHLSTGGLKWWLRCFIINCFLFLLLFFLTTPAIIISTMDKFNVTKPVEYLNNPIITQFFPTLLLWCFSALLPTIVYYSAFFEAHWTRSEENRTTMHKCYTFLIFMVLLLPSLGLSSLDVFFRWLFDKKFLDEAKVRFECVFLPDNGAFFVNYVIASAFIGNAMDLLRIPYFLMYMIRLCLARSAAERRNVKKHQAYEFQFGAAYAWMMNVFTVVMTYSITCPIIVPFGLMYMLLKHLVDRYNMYYAYLPSKLDKKIHSGAVNQVVAAPILCLFWLLFFSTVRTGFVAPTSMFTFVVLIITIIICLSHVVFGHFKYLSAHNYKIDMDVVDNGRQPDSSPPVKSVTYVAQVLQDPNTDETGSGEDEGQGLSQDEEGVNDGDFQSGEDSLIENEVHQ
- the tmem63ba gene encoding CSC1-like protein 2 isoform X3, translating into MLIVLALLVMAATGEAEVCTGSDNCSSSNGSKDFCYSARIRSTVLQGLPFGGVPTVLALDFMCFLVLLCVFSFLRKVAFDYGRLALVSDADSVGSAMQTPADSRYERLTSVSSSVDFDQRDNGLCSWLTAIFRIKDDEIREKCGEDSVHYLSFQRHIIGLLVVVGVLSVGIVLPVNFSGDLLENNAYSFGRTTIANLKSGNNLLWLHTTFAFLYLLLTVYSMRRHTSKMHYKEDDLVKRTLFINGITKYAEESQIKQHFEKAYENCLVLDARICYDVAKLMSLESERKKAERSKKFYTDLMAREHIAIMINPKPCGHLCCCIITGCEQEEAVNYYTKLEAKLKEDYRKEREKVNTKPLGMAFVTFQNEAMTALILKDFNACQCHGCHCRREPKCSPFSGLLNTYNWTVTYAPDPQNVYWEHLSTGGLKWWLRCFIINCFLFLLLFFLTTPAIIISTMDKFNVTKPVEYLNNPIITQFFPTLLLWCFSALLPTIVYYSAFFEAHWTRSEENRTTMHKCYTFLIFMVLLLPSLGLSSLDVFFRWLFDKKFLDEAKVRFECVFLPDNGAFFVNYVIASAFIGNAMDLLRIPYFLMYMIRLCLARSAAERRNVKKHQAYEFQFGAAYAWMMNVFTVVMTYSITCPIIVPFGLMYMLLKHLVDRYNMYYAYLPSKLDKKIHSGAVNQVVAAPILCLFWLLFFSTVRTGFVAPTSMFTFVVLIITIIICLSHVVFGHFKYLSAHNYKIDMDVVDNGRQPDSSPPVKSVQTYVAQVLQDPNTDETGSGEDEGQGLSQDEEGVNDGDFQSGEDSLIENEVHQ
- the tmem63ba gene encoding CSC1-like protein 2 isoform X1, yielding MLIVLALLVMAATGEAEVCTGSDNCSSSNGSKDFCYSARIRSTVLQGLPFGGVPTVLALDFMCFLVLLCVFSFLRKVAFDYGRLALVSDADSRRQNPQYQRLDDQEEYVGSAMQTPADSRYERLTSVSSSVDFDQRDNGLCSWLTAIFRIKDDEIREKCGEDSVHYLSFQRHIIGLLVVVGVLSVGIVLPVNFSGDLLENNAYSFGRTTIANLKSGNNLLWLHTTFAFLYLLLTVYSMRRHTSKMHYKEDDLVKRTLFINGITKYAEESQIKQHFEKAYENCLVLDARICYDVAKLMSLESERKKAERSKKFYTDLMAREHIAIMINPKPCGHLCCCIITGCEQEEAVNYYTKLEAKLKEDYRKEREKVNTKPLGMAFVTFQNEAMTALILKDFNACQCHGCHCRREPKCSPFSGLLNTYNWTVTYAPDPQNVYWEHLSTGGLKWWLRCFIINCFLFLLLFFLTTPAIIISTMDKFNVTKPVEYLNNPIITQFFPTLLLWCFSALLPTIVYYSAFFEAHWTRSEENRTTMHKCYTFLIFMVLLLPSLGLSSLDVFFRWLFDKKFLDEAKVRFECVFLPDNGAFFVNYVIASAFIGNAMDLLRIPYFLMYMIRLCLARSAAERRNVKKHQAYEFQFGAAYAWMMNVFTVVMTYSITCPIIVPFGLMYMLLKHLVDRYNMYYAYLPSKLDKKIHSGAVNQVVAAPILCLFWLLFFSTVRTGFVAPTSMFTFVVLIITIIICLSHVVFGHFKYLSAHNYKIDMDVVDNGRQPDSSPPVKSVQTYVAQVLQDPNTDETGSGEDEGQGLSQDEEGVNDGDFQSGEDSLIENEVHQ